The uncultured Methanolobus sp. sequence GATGCTATGGCATATACGGTACTCAGGCACAGGATAGTACTTACATTCGAAGCTGAAAGAAGAGGTGTAAGTACTGACCAGGTTATCAAGAGCATACTTGAGAAGATAAAGTAAGGCAGCTTTACCGTTAACTTACAAGGGCACTTGCAATGAGCGACAAGAGACATAATATAGATGTTGAGTTCTTCAGGCAGCTTGACCGCTTTACCTTCATGGTAAAGAAAAGGGTATCAACAGCATACGCCGGCAGCAGGCGTTCAATCCATAGTGGAAGAGGTCTTGACACCATCGGATACCGTGAATATAATAGCGGAGACGAGATTAAGACCATAGACTGGAAAGCCTATGCAAGGTCCGAAAAATTGTACATCAGGCAATTTGAAGAAGATAAATCTCTTACAACACATATTCTTCTTGACTCCAGTAAAAGTATGGATTATACAGATGGCAATGCTCCCAGCAAATTTGAATATGCAACCATGCTTGCTTCCGGTTTTGCGTACCTTGTAACCAAAGATAATGACAAGTTCGCCATATCCACCTTTGCAGAAGATGTGAATATCACAAAACCCAGAAGGGGAAGAAAATACCTCCTTAATACGATAGAAAGACTTGAAAGTGCTCCTGTCGGTGGAAAGACTGCTATCGATGAGTCAACACTTGTCTACAATAAGGTAATTCACTCGCGTTCACTTGTAATCTTAATATCTGACTTCCTGCAAAATCCGGAAGATATTGAATCAGCCATTTATCGATTTGCTGACCATGACCTGATACTTGTACAGGTACTTGACAGAACAGAAAGCTCTCTTGAGATTCATGGACACAGCAGGTTAATAGACCTGGAATCCGGATCAAAACTTGATACGTATATCAGTGAAGATATGAAAAATGAGTACCAGAAAAAACTTACAGAACATGTGAATCACATAAGCGATGCCTGCAACAAAGTTGGTGCCGAGCTCTACACATTCACAACGGATACACCCATATTTGATGCTTTCTTCCATACTATCAGCCGGAGGAAATGGTAATGCCTTTTGATAGTCCGCTGGCATTAGGAGCACTTGTAAGTGTAATACCGCTTATTCTGCTGTATCTGTTAAGACCTAAACCACTTCAGGTGCAGGTTCCTTCACTTATGTTCCTTCTTGATATTAAAGAAGAGAAGAAAAGATTTTACACTTCTATCTCCAAAATAGTCAAAGATCCACTCTTTCTGATACAGCTTCTTGTATTGATACTGCTTGCACTTGCTGCTGCTTCGCCTTACTTTGAGACAGAGGAAGCACTGAGCGGAGAACATACAGTAATTGTTATCGATGCTTCTGCAAGTATGCAGACAGATAACAGGTTTGACGATGCGATATCAAAAGCAGAGAGCTATGTGAGTAAAAAGAACACAATCATTCT is a genomic window containing:
- a CDS encoding DUF58 domain-containing protein; this translates as MSDKRHNIDVEFFRQLDRFTFMVKKRVSTAYAGSRRSIHSGRGLDTIGYREYNSGDEIKTIDWKAYARSEKLYIRQFEEDKSLTTHILLDSSKSMDYTDGNAPSKFEYATMLASGFAYLVTKDNDKFAISTFAEDVNITKPRRGRKYLLNTIERLESAPVGGKTAIDESTLVYNKVIHSRSLVILISDFLQNPEDIESAIYRFADHDLILVQVLDRTESSLEIHGHSRLIDLESGSKLDTYISEDMKNEYQKKLTEHVNHISDACNKVGAELYTFTTDTPIFDAFFHTISRRKW